GCTGAATAAAATTCTCGCATCCGATTTCAATTACACCCACAGCAACAATTTTCAGGAGACCAAGGAATCGCATATCGGTTCACTAAAAGAAGGCCTGCGCTACACGAAATTCGAGACATCCGAATTGCGGGCCAACATCCTCACGCCCGATATCGTCACGCTCAATGGTTTCTTCGACCAGACCAAGGGCAAGGATGGCAATATGAAGTCAGGTAAATATCTCTTTATGGCGGTCTGGCGCCGAGCAGGAAATACCTGGCAACTAACCAGCTTTCAGTCTGCCCTTCCGCCACCCGTCAAATAAGGGATTTGGATCGACCTTTCCTTAACTTGTTTAGCCACCGGCGGACAAGAAAATCGCTAAGAAAACAATTAGCTATTCGGACCACCCCCTTTGGCGTCCCTTTTGGTCAGCCGTATCAGCTAAAGGCACCCATACGGATTTCATGAATCATCCTCCAAAGCCGATCACTTTCCCCTCGCTCAATCACCTGTAAGGGAGTCGAACCCTCAAATGCTTCATTCGGGGCCTTCAGCCACTCGCCCACATAGTTCGTTTCCATCTGGTCAGCCAGGGCATCGAACAAACGCACTAACTCTTTAAGTTGTTTTTGAGCGGCGGCACTGGGTTTATCTCCAGCCGCCCACTTGTCTACGGCACGCAGGGAATACCCGGTCAG
The window above is part of the Verrucomicrobiota bacterium genome. Proteins encoded here:
- a CDS encoding DUF2384 domain-containing protein, with the protein product MATKSKKPTSAKGLGIPGTSSFDVKQFCRRYKVVRPDLTRLTGYSLRAVDKWAAGDKPSAAAQKQLKELVRLFDALADQMETNYVGEWLKAPNEAFEGSTPLQVIERGESDRLWRMIHEIRMGAFS
- a CDS encoding nuclear transport factor 2 family protein, whose amino-acid sequence is MKLTPKLTPLTFLLISLTVCAFADAKSDPAIAAVLAANEARNTALVSHDLKALNKILASDFNYTHSNNFQETKESHIGSLKEGLRYTKFETSELRANILTPDIVTLNGFFDQTKGKDGNMKSGKYLFMAVWRRAGNTWQLTSFQSALPPPVK